A window of Mycoplasmopsis equigenitalium genomic DNA:
GAAGCTATTATCAGTAATTTTCGAGACAAGGGAAACACCTTAATTGAAACATTGTGTAAAATTTTTAAAACAAAGGGTATCGTTTTTTTTGATAAAGATGGTATATATAAATACCTTGAGGAAGCATTAAAACACTTACCTGATACTAACAATAAATTGTTGGAAAATTTTACTTCAAATGAAAAAATAAACGATGAAAAAAATTATGAATTTAAAGAATACATTGAAGAAAATAATTTGATAAACGTTTTGGCATATACCACTACTGCTGAGACAAAACTAGAGTTAACAACAAACGAACCCAAAGATATTTGGTTTGATTACCCTATCGACACTGTTATTATGGATGAATCGTCTAAATCAAACACTCCTGAAGTTTTGGCGAGAATAAATATTTCACATAAATTTATAATGTGCGGGGATTATAAACAATTGCCCCCAACCTCAGAATTTAAAACGGACGATTTTTTAAAAAATATTTTTAATTCAATTGAAAACAAAATTAAAAATCTAATCAAAAATGGGCAAATTGAAAATAATGAAATTGATGTCTATAAAAATAATTTTAAAGAACTTTTTAATATAGATTTCGAAAATAGTGAATCTGAAAATAATTGTAGAAAATTTTGTGAGGTAATTGATAAAACATTCACGACACCATTTTTCAAAAATCAAATCAAAAAAATTAAAAAGCAGAAAGATAAAAAATCTATGGTTTATAGCTTTCTAAACAAACAATATCGCTTTAACCCAACGATTCAAAATTTAGTTAATAATTTTTATGATAATGACGAAAAACTTGAAAACGGGAAAGATCGTTCAGATTTTGATACTTTTAAATTTACTAAAGATGAAGATCAGAAGATTTTCGTTATAGATACAACTAGATTATCTCATAGATACATTAGTACAATTAAAATGGAAACGAAAACCGATGAAGCTTTTGACCAAACTAGTTTATTAAAAAAAATTGATGAATTTAAAGATTTAAATATAGCATTTTCATCATTATTTAATCAATATAACGCGTTCATAGTTATCAAAATTCTTGAAAAATTGGTATATGAAAATGCACCTGAAAAACTTACCGGAAAGATAGGTGTTATTTGCCTAACGCTTTCACAAAAAATAATAGTAAGACATTTAATTAATAAAAACAAAGAATTAAAAAACTTAAATATAAAAATCGATACAATAGATAACTTCCAAGGTAAAGAAAAAGAAATTATAATTGTTGATTTTGTTAGATCTAAAAATAAATTTAACGGTACATCGTTTGAAGTTGGTAAAAGAAATATTTCTTTTCTTGCTGAAGAAGAGAGAATAAATGTAGCCGCATCACGAACAAAAAATTTGCTGTTTTTGATTGGGGCTTTTGACTACTATGACGATATACGTAATGATTTTAAGGAAAATAAATTACTAATTAAATACATCGACCATTGACAGAAAAAACAAGAGGGAATCGAACTGATTGAAGGAGAAGATATATATGAAGAAGTTATTTAAGATTGCGCTACCTTTTATTCAATACCATATAAGATATATCGAATCTAAAGATAGCGAATTTGAAGAACTAGATTTTTTCATTTTGTGCACTTTGTATGAAAATTTAGAACAAAAAGATTCATTGTTTTTTGAGTTAATTATGAAAAAATTCGGATTAAACGAAAAATTCAATAATTTTATTATTAAAAGAATTCAGGATTTGTTTGAATTAGAATTTATTAAAAATAATAATCCAGAAATTAATCTTGAAGAATTAATGATCGGTAATGTAGAGTTACACCCCTTAATATTAAAACGTTTTAAAAACTCAAATACAAGAGGCATTAAAAAAGAGACGATTCAAGAGAACATATACTTCTATAAATCCCCTATTTCAGATAAAATAAAAAACGAACCGAGAACAAAACCTGTTATTAATACTAAATACGAAGACGAAAAAATAAATGATAAATTCCCAAACTCTGCCTCAAACAAGGAAATTCTAGAGTCATATAACGAAGTTATTGAAAATAAATGTATTGAAAAAAACAGAGAATTGTTTGATTCAAAACTCATTGAAGCAAAAATTGTATTCTTAGAAAAAGAAATTTCCTTTGTTTTAAATTTTGATGCTAATAAAAATAACATTATATTATCCTATGGTGATGTTGCTAGTGAAATTCTTTGTAAAGAAATTAGCGAAAATATTGAAAAATACAATTTTATTGTAAAACAATTAAATAAACAAATTTTAACGAACTTTGATGATGAATCGCTCAAAAAACTTGTTGAGGTTCCTTTAGATTCCCGTTTAGATATAGATGATTTATTTGTATATAACGAAAAATTTAACAAAATAAATGAAAAATTAGAGCAAATAAGAAATTTTTTTCAAAATGATGAATTCATCTACTTTGAAGGTAAATGGCACAGCATATATAAACAAACATTTAATTTAATAATAGAAAACGAGGCTACGAAAATTGAAAATCATAGATCTACAATCATTCTTGTACCGAATACTGAAGATGAAAAAAGTGAAATTTACGAAAAATATTACAATATTTGAGCCAAAAATTTAAGTAATAATTTTTTAAGCAAAATTTTAGATATTAACGATCACAATCTCACATCATTCATAATAAAAAGAATTTACGATGATATTAATACATTCTCTCTTAAAGAACTACATATTGTTATAAACGAATTAGACGAAAACAAAAAATATGACAGAGCAAAGTTTGTAGACCATTTAAATCCTATTAAATATTTTGAAAATGGGTTTGATAAATTATTATATGTTCCGTTTTTAGACATTACAAAAAACCTTATACATAACAACAAAACAAACGATAATGTCAAAACAATTATTTTTAAAAATATTGCACTTGTAGAAAAATTGAATATAAATATGTTTATAGACATATTAAATATCTATTATTTTAGTTTTGACTCGAAAGATACGGTTGAACAGCTAAAAAATACAAATCTATATAAATCATATGAATCAATAAAATCTGAAATTTCAAAAGCGTTACAACTCGAAACAAATGATTTACAAAAGCTAGATATTAAAATTAATAGTTTAAATTCAAAAATAGAAAGAGAATTATATGGCTTTAAGGTAAGGGAGATGGAGCAAATACTAGAGAAGAGAGAGGCGATCAAAATGAATGACCTTAAAGAACTAAAAAAATCCTATAAAGATGAAGCGCTAGAAATGTTTAAAGTTGTTGAAGGCGCTTTGAAAGATCGCAAAGGAAAAGATATGTCTGAAAAAATAGATAGTGCTAATTTAAGTAATAAAGAAAAAAATGACTTACACAAACTTAGAAAAATCAGGAATGATATTTCCCACAACCAAAACAACCCAAAAAACAATGTAAATATGTGGGATTATGAAGAAGCAAAAAAGAAATATGAAGAGTTAAAAAAAATATTAGAAAATATTAAAAATATCATTGCTAGTTATGAAAAACAAAAAAGAAAGGAGAAATAATGTCTCATACGATGCGTATATCTGTTACCTTAACAGATTATGACAAGAATGAAATTTCATTAATATGCCAAGATGCAATAAAAAAAATTAAAAACCTTAACATTGATAAAAACAAGGGGATTGAGAAATTTTTAAATACTAAAATTTTAGAACTATCAAAAATCGAGCAGACAAAAGACCAAAAACTGACAATAAATTCAAATGAAGATGCATCCTTTGTACTACAAAAATACAAAGACGAATTAATTAAGAAAATTACAAATTTTATATCAACAATTACAAATTCGGATTTATATTCAAACTTTGAATATTCTAATAAAAGTTTCAGCATAAATGAATGAATAGATAAATACGGTTTGTTAGTATCTGATGCTTTAGAAATAATAAAGAATAAGCAACTATTAATAAATGATGAAAATATTGGGACAATAATTGATGAAATACTCAATAAAAAATGTGCAAGTGAATTTCGTGAAAAAATTTTATTTGAAATCAACAAAAAAATAGAAAATAAATTTAGTGGACTACCGGATTTAAAATTCTATTTTAAAAATAAAGTGTTATCATTAAAAACCTATCAAGAATTAAATGATTTTAATATTTTTATTGGTTCGAAAGAATTTTCATATAAAAAAATGAAGGAATTGGAAAAAGTTGTCGCTGAGGGTTTATCGAAAATACGTGGATACTATCTTGTTAAGGAAAGAAAAATAGAAAGAAAAATAGATGAGTCTGGGCAGATGTATTTCGTTTATCATTTTAAAAACCAAAAAAATGAATCGTTTGATTTAAAAATTAGCGAAGAATTAAAAATAGAATACAAAATTGGGGATTATAAGGAGCATTGTTGCGAAGAAACAAGCAAAAAATTATGAGAATTTCTTGAAAAACGGAACATTCAAATTAGACAAAAACAAATAATTAGAGAATTTTCAAACGCCAAACCGCTTTACAAAAGCATTTCAAAAATAAATACTAAGGAGAAAAAATAATGTCTTTTATAAAAACAATCAGAGACCAATTAAAAATAAAACTCAACATAAAAAATATCCTAATTTTAAAAGGGAATACTCAGGATTTTACATACCCCAATCTATTCGACTTGCCAATTAAATACGAAAACAAAAAACTAGAACCTAATAACTATATAAATTTAGCGGAATATTTAACAATATTGCTACACAATGAAAAATATAACGATTTATATTATTACTCTCCGTCGTTCACAAACGCTATAGTTGATGAAGGGGAAATAAAAATATCTACATTAGCAAATGAGGATGATAATGAAGATGATGTTGAAGACGTTTTTTCTTCAGGGCAACAAGGAGAAAAAACATTTAATGAGTTTATAGATACAATAGCACAGAAAATGAATGTGATTTTGGAAAATTCTGAATCAGTTATGAACACACGAACCGCCTTTATTATTGATTTATCCGAATTTATTTTTAGTGATAAGAATCAAGAAACAACATTAAATCAAATTGCTAAAGTTATTGGACTTTTTACAAACTTTTATAGTCAAAAAACCTTACATTATCTACACTCAAAAATAAAATTAATTTTCATAACAAAAAACACTGAAATTTTCTCTTCAATTGCTCTAAAAAACAATGAAGAAGTTCAATATATAAATATTCCCAAACCAAATAAAGAAGAAAGAAAAATATTTTTTAAAAAGATGAAAAATATTATTGAAAAATTTATCCCGGATTTTTACGAAGAAGGAGATGTTTTTGAACAGGCTGTATCGATAACAGATGATATGTCATTTAGAGAAATATTACAATTTATTAAGGTATTAATGTTTAACAATAGCACACAAGAAAAAAGAATAAATAACTTTAAAGACTTATATAGATTAGTAAATTTTGACAAAAAGGAATCCGAATGAGAAAATATTGAATATGACAAAATTGCTAAGCTAGAAAATGAATTTAAAAAGAGAATTCAAGGACAAGATGAGGCGATTAAAGCAATTAAAAACACCCTTATTAGATCTTTTGTAGGATTGCAGGGCGCAGCACAATCTGCAGATTATGTTAACAAACCACGTGGGATTCTATTTTTGGCAGGTCCAACTGGTGTCGGAAAAACCGAAATAGTAAAGACTTTAAGCGAGTTTGTATTTGGGGATGAAAATAAAATTATAAGATTTGATATGTCGGAATACAACCATGAAGAGTCAGATCAAAAACTTATCGGTTCTGCTCCCGGATATGTTGGGTACGAGGCTGGTGGCCAATTAA
This region includes:
- a CDS encoding AAA family ATPase encodes the protein MSFIKTIRDQLKIKLNIKNILILKGNTQDFTYPNLFDLPIKYENKKLEPNNYINLAEYLTILLHNEKYNDLYYYSPSFTNAIVDEGEIKISTLANEDDNEDDVEDVFSSGQQGEKTFNEFIDTIAQKMNVILENSESVMNTRTAFIIDLSEFIFSDKNQETTLNQIAKVIGLFTNFYSQKTLHYLHSKIKLIFITKNTEIFSSIALKNNEEVQYINIPKPNKEERKIFFKKMKNIIEKFIPDFYEEGDVFEQAVSITDDMSFREILQFIKVLMFNNSTQEKRINNFKDLYRLVNFDKKESEWENIEYDKIAKLENEFKKRIQGQDEAIKAIKNTLIRSFVGLQGAAQSADYVNKPRGILFLAGPTGVGKTEIVKTLSEFVFGDENKIIRFDMSEYNHEESDQKLIGSAPGYVGYEAGGQLTNAVLEKPFSILLFDEIEKANGKILDKFLQILEDGRLTSSKGELVNFSETFIVFTSNIGANNIKDINDKEGARKHFKKEVINYFNNELKRPEILNRIGIKNIIPFNPITEKDVEICTNIIKHKLNKVIKMLKEKRYIINHTDVGDEKELYKQIIKKYDSSLGGRGLVTTLETYFIDPLSSFIFGKYPEIESKLKDENEIVKINYEYKEVSGKKELKFVLN